A window of the Streptomyces luomodiensis genome harbors these coding sequences:
- a CDS encoding enoyl-CoA hydratase/isomerase family protein, whose product MTDAYSTLKISLTSGVAHVVIDNPPINLLDAALMTDLDRFADAMSGDHDIRVIVFDSADPDFFVAHGDMTTADDPAAFIALPIAPEQDQSLNPMMRLHERIRSLPQITIAKLRGLARGGGAELLSAMDMRFASLERAGLAQMECRLGILPGAGGTAYLPGLVGRARALEIILGGQLIDAATAERIGWVNRAVPDTDLDHVVDTLAARIAALPPGVARAATEAVDTAVESTTHGLRKANELLSGLFSEPAAARLAKAALAAGVHTRDGERHLEALVDDIT is encoded by the coding sequence ATGACTGACGCATACTCGACCCTCAAGATCTCTCTCACCAGCGGCGTGGCGCACGTCGTGATCGACAACCCTCCCATCAATCTGCTCGATGCCGCCCTGATGACGGACCTGGACCGGTTCGCGGACGCCATGTCCGGCGACCACGACATCCGGGTGATCGTTTTTGATAGCGCGGACCCGGACTTCTTCGTCGCGCACGGCGACATGACGACCGCCGACGACCCCGCGGCATTCATTGCGCTCCCCATTGCGCCCGAACAAGACCAGTCCCTCAACCCGATGATGCGGCTCCACGAACGCATCCGGTCGCTGCCGCAGATCACCATCGCCAAGCTGCGCGGACTGGCACGCGGCGGCGGTGCGGAACTGCTGTCCGCGATGGACATGCGGTTCGCATCGCTCGAGCGCGCCGGACTGGCCCAGATGGAGTGCCGGCTGGGAATCCTCCCGGGCGCGGGAGGCACTGCATACCTGCCCGGTCTCGTGGGTCGCGCACGCGCCCTGGAGATCATCCTTGGCGGGCAGCTGATCGATGCCGCGACCGCGGAACGGATCGGATGGGTGAACCGGGCCGTGCCGGACACCGACCTTGACCACGTCGTCGATACCCTCGCCGCCCGCATCGCCGCTCTGCCGCCCGGCGTCGCCCGCGCCGCGACCGAAGCGGTCGACACCGCGGTCGAGTCGACCACTCACGGCCTGCGGAAGGCCAACGAGCTCCTCAGCGGACTCTTCAGTGAGCCCGCCGCAGCCCGTCTTGCCAAGGCTGCACTGGCCGCCGGCGTGCACACCCGCGACGGAGAGCGCCACCTTGAGGCTCTTGTCGACGACATCACCTGA
- a CDS encoding winged helix-turn-helix transcriptional regulator, with protein sequence MPEETDVPEVKLDGSGRQLLDQLFDKWSLLVLAALCDRPRRFNELRQHMPAVTPKSLTTCLRRLERNGMVERVVVSTDPVAIEYRITPLGRTLRPPVHAVLEWAVDHLDAVEAARCHYDERRVDK encoded by the coding sequence GTGCCCGAAGAGACCGACGTGCCCGAAGTGAAGCTCGACGGCAGCGGCCGGCAGTTGCTCGACCAACTCTTCGACAAGTGGTCCTTGCTGGTACTGGCCGCATTGTGCGACCGCCCCCGACGCTTCAACGAACTCCGGCAACACATGCCCGCTGTCACCCCGAAGTCACTGACCACATGCCTGCGACGACTGGAGCGCAACGGCATGGTCGAGCGAGTGGTCGTGTCCACGGATCCGGTGGCGATCGAATACCGCATCACCCCCCTGGGCCGGACCCTTCGGCCCCCTGTGCACGCCGTACTGGAATGGGCCGTCGATCACCTCGACGCGGTCGAAGCCGCCCGCTGTCACTACGACGAGCGACGAGTGGACAAGTGA